AGATCGTAATATTACACTACCGATCCCCAGAAAATTGCGATTAACTTGACGTAGTAATAAATTAGGTTCTGACTTAAGTGGCTAATCAGGTATTATATTATATCGCAGTCAGGACGCGATTTTTCCGGGAAAGTTCGTTGCCACGTTGTATATATTCATCAAAAAGGTGAATAACCTCAATAATACAGAGGATAAACCATGAAGGTATTCGACAATACCACAAAAAAGATTTTTCTGGCTAGCTGGGTATCAATCAATCAAGCAGAGACTAGTCAACACAAAGTAACCCAGCTAAACCGTTCTATTTCTAAGCCTTACTGGGATATTCTCCAACCTTTACGGCAGCGTGTAGAAAGCATTCAAGTCAGCGATCGCCAACTAGCTCACCGTTTATGTAAACTAATCCCATCTCAGTGCCCCTTTGAGCGAGATGTCAAAGTATTTGGGAAAACCTTGTTTCACATTCCGCCAATGTGCAAACTCAACCCCTTATATGAAGAAGTGGTTGGTTTACGTTTCCGAGCGCTGTGCTATCTAGCCGATGAATGCGGCGAAGATGTATCACAGTACTGTTGAAGGAAAAGTTAGGAGTTAGGAGTAATGGGTCAGGGATCAATAATATAACTCCTAACTCCTAACTCCCTGCTATTTTTTACTATTTTTTTATTATTTCTTTTGCCATTTTTGAATGGCATCCTGAGCATCTTCGTAAGCGCCTGTCTCCTCTGGCACTAAGGCAGCAGTTGCAATTGCAGCATTGCGGTCTCCTTCTGTGGCGCGACGCTTGGCCAGGTCTAAAATTTTCTCACTCCATTTATTGATCGATTTTTGGGCAATATCGAAGCCTGGTTCACCTGCTGGTACTTTCTTGGCAACTTCGATCGCCCGATTGTAGGTAGATGCCTGTCCAGACTTAATTAAGGCATTAGCCGCATCTAAAAGAGTTTGGTTACTCACATACTGCTTGCCCTCTAGCCGCCACAGGTTAATTTCTGATTGTGTTTTGGCATAGAGCGGCTCTTCTTTGGTAATTAATCGAGCGGCAGCAATAGCGCCAGCATACTGTCTTT
This genomic interval from Nostoc sp. KVJ3 contains the following:
- a CDS encoding Mo-dependent nitrogenase C-terminal domain-containing protein, whose product is MKVFDNTTKKIFLASWVSINQAETSQHKVTQLNRSISKPYWDILQPLRQRVESIQVSDRQLAHRLCKLIPSQCPFERDVKVFGKTLFHIPPMCKLNPLYEEVVGLRFRALCYLADECGEDVSQYC